From the Trifolium pratense cultivar HEN17-A07 linkage group LG4, ARS_RC_1.1, whole genome shotgun sequence genome, the window ATGTTAACATAACGAAAACTCGATGAACTTGGGTTATTTCCAAGGTAAAACGAACCAGACGCGGATTGGGCTTGTTTTGTAGGGACACAATAGGaaaatttagttattttagcTTGAGAAGGGAAGGAAAGACGTCCAAGATTCATTCCCAAAATACCCCTAGCATCCTCTGATTGACTGGCGCAACCGAGGATGATTGGAGGGGTACTTTGGGAAGAAGAGAAACTAATTTTTTCTCTGACAAGATTACCCTCGGCTAAAGTTCCATCTGCATAGAAATAAGAATAGTGACATAAACGTTTGTCGTCACAATCCGTTGGAATGGAAAAATCGGGAATTCGAGGTTTGCAAACCGGGTGGTTACAAGGAAGAGCAGCAAAAGAAGATGAAAGAGAAGGATCAAAAGACTCCTTATGAGGTAGTTCTTTTTGTggtgtttttttgttgttgcattGAATCCATGAAAGTTGGCTTCCTGTGTCTAAAACCATTTGTTGTAATTGTGGTGGTGTTCCAATGGGAAGAGTCACAACAAGACCTGTAGAATATTTGAAAGAAGATTTCACATTTAAGGAAGAaggtgatgatgaagatgaaaggGTTGATAATTGTgggttggtttttgtttttgtgttttttgaGATTGGAAGCGATTCTAGAgataaagaaagagagaaagattCATTTACTTGTTGATTATTAGGTTTTGATGAGAAACAtgggaagaaaaagaaggataAGAGAAGAAGCATGCATAGTGAAACAGAGGAAAACAGAGCCATTGAAAAACAGAGGAAAACAGaacacttgttttttttttctttgtttttttgtttttgtttttttataatttttggaaGAGAGAGATTGTGAAATTGTGAATGAGGAAAGTGGCAAGGTATGGTTTGAGGTTAAGGGGCTATATTTATATAgacaaaattaatgttttttctttttattttaacaaaaaattaaaattgtttttcaaaataattaaaattaaattgaagaTTAAAGTGAAAAGGACAATGGCAAAAAAGGTTTAGAGCCTCAAAACAAGGACGCGTTTTATTTGGTTGGGTTGGTGTATCTTATAGTAGCTTCTTTTGCCAAAAAATAGTGTTTTCTTACTTTTATATATCTTGCCTTATTTATAGTATGTGATGATGATATATTAATGGATTTGGTAATAGCCAATTAAAGTTTGTCTTAGCCATTCAATTTATCTTTATCTGCCACCcatctttgaattttgaatatGGAAGGTGTGGTTGAGTTAATTGACAAAGCATATTAGGGGATTCTGTTCTATTATTGGGTATTATTAGTCTTATATCTATGGCTATATCTCTTTTTGATACTATAATCTATGCCTATATCTATGGTATATAGTTCTTTATTGTGTTTGATTAGTGAAGTACTTACTCCGTTTAAGGTTAGTTTAgtaaatatgttatattttttacaaCGTACTTTTAATTTGTGTGTAAAAATTTAAATACCATTCATTTTAAAACGAAAATAGTAATTATAGTAcagcttatttttttataaggcaAAGAACATCTAGATATTATGGAACAAATTAGGTTTCGCCCCTATTATTTGTTcatatctttttattatattaaaaagaaaagaaacagaaataaattTAGGGGACATAAACCTATCTCAGTGAGTCCACACTTAATTAATCCGAAGACAAAATAGAAGTCCATAAAACTTGAGGCGAATGAACAAACCGTTAACATGCAACGATCCACGTACCCCTTACTCTTTGTATTAAGTAGCAAACGATGATGGTTTTTCAAGTTAAATGTTCATTAACTTTATGACCTTAAACTATGTTATAATATAGTTCATTAACTTAGTACAGATAGTATTCGGCCTCTAATCTTTGattcttttaactttttaattttgttttaaaatttaggttttttaacgaaaataaaatacaattaatGATGTTTTATCATTTGtaccattttaaaaataaaaaaattcattaaatgaATTTTACTCTTTCATAATAAATTAAGGCAAAAAAAGACTTAacttattcaaatttattatttcttaatacATGTGCCAAAAGTTTAAAAGAATCAAAACTTGGGTCGGAGAGAGTATATAAAGTTGTACATTTAAGCTTCTTATAGTAAGACCCAAGCCAACATTGACTATTTGGATGTCCGATTCCGAATGTTAAAAATGgactattaataaaaaaatacaattttttgtttttgtttttcaccaccagttgaatttggttcgggggtcagttctggtatCAAATGGTTACAGCCCCCTCTCGATctcagttgcgggggatcgaaccgcagtcctccctaccaagttcagcgtcaatcaccactgagccaactaacgattggtaaaaaaaaattaaataataataaaaataacactAGACTACATATCAGTTTTGTGTTGAAAGGAGCGAAATATTTGTATTCACTTTaccttttttttcattaatagaccttcaatttttattttttttagtttttaccaCTAGTATTCGGCTcactggaccgcctaatctggtcCAGGAGTTAGTTttggtatcaagtggtttcaaccccCTCTCAATCACAGTTGCGGGGAATCGAatcgtgatcctccctaccaagtccagcGCATCACTGAGCCAACTAACAATTGATATATTCCTTCAACTTTGAATCGAGccttttacttatttattttaacaaagacatgttataaaatgattcttttcatttattttattaaagacTTACTATCATATGTTTTGTGACCCTAAAAAATGGATGTTGAACTCTATAGAACTGGATGCACATATTAAAGACCGATCGTGGTAAAACCTTATTATCTAATAttagatttaattttatcttgAGTCAAAATATAAAGAACTTAACTATATCTTAAAATCTTAATAGTGTTGAAacttaaaaagaaacaaactcaAGTGTACTATGTCGACAAACATGGATCTGAATTTCCTGCGATGCAATTTGCACGTAGTTTCACGCTGTTTTGAATTtcaaccattagattaaaatcaAACGGCTCAggttatatattaataaaatcagCTATTTATAATCTGAACCATTCATTTATGATCGGATGGCTGAGATCGAAACTGCGTGAAATATTTACTGCACCAAATCCTGTTCCGACAAACATAAAGACAAATATGCTTCTAAGTAAGATTTTTATATAAGTTGAAGGGCCATATGTAATGGAGTAGAGATGTTGTAATAATCAATCCAGCTGTATGAAAGCTCTCAATTGTATATAGAAGGAGAGAAAAAGCAGCCAGCCAGCCACCAACCCAACAAAACGTATAGCTTCTTACGTAAAATTCAAACACAAGTTGAAAAGATTTGGTAGCACACGAACGcagattttttaataattgaaacTATATTGACTTCTCAACTAAATCTAACAAACTTTTTGCTTCTttcctacatatatatattttgatgtagTCATATAATATTACTAAAATACTTACTTGTTTTGTGTGTTACATATTAGATATGTTGTGAATGAGTTTTTATATCATAGTGAGAGAGGAATTCTCAATCTAGGTGGAAATCTAATATATAATGAGAAgaacaattaagcttctaaATTTGAAGGAAATGTGATTTTTAGGGTGGTTTaattataagg encodes:
- the LOC123920718 gene encoding aspartic proteinase PCS1-like: MALFSSVSLCMLLLLSFFFFPCFSSKPNNQQVNESFSLSLSLESLPISKNTKTKTNPQLSTLSSSSSPSSLNVKSSFKYSTGLVVTLPIGTPPQLQQMVLDTGSQLSWIQCNNKKTPQKELPHKESFDPSLSSSFAALPCNHPVCKPRIPDFSIPTDCDDKRLCHYSYFYADGTLAEGNLVREKISFSSSQSTPPIILGCASQSEDARGILGMNLGRLSFPSQAKITKFSYCVPTKQAQSASGSFYLGNNPSSSSFRYVNMLTLSQSQRKPNLDPFAYTLPLQGISIGGKKLNIPPTVFKPDAGGSGQTLIDSGSELTYFIDAAYNVIHEELVKKVGPRIKKGYEYGGGVADICFDGDAIEIGRLIGDMVFEFENGVEIVIPKERVLAEVEGGVHCLAIGRSERMGGGGNIIGNFHQQNLWVEFDLANHRVGFGEVADCSKSAK